Part of the Solwaraspora sp. WMMA2065 genome is shown below.
CGGTGATGTGCGCCCGGGTGACGTGCGAGAAGTCCGGCATGATCGGCAGCCCGACTTCGTTGACCGCGGAGAAGTCCGGTTCGTCGGTCTCCTCCTCACCGGTCAGCGGTGCCCCGCTGTCCAGCCGCCGCCCGATCACCAGCTCCTTGTCGACCCGGCCCAGCTTGTCCCAGGTTTCCATCTCGGTGCGGATCCGGCGCACCACACAGGTGGTGCTGTCGCGCAGCCAGTCCGGACCGTCAGCGGCCCAGACCGCCGTGTCGAACGCGGGCGTGTCAGGGGTCGGGTTCGCCGTACCGTCGATCTGGCCCATGATGTTGCGCTGGGTGTGCGCCTCATGTTCGACCCCCCGCCCCCGGCGGAAGCCCTGCTGCACCCAACGCACCCGGGCGAACGGCCGGGCATCCTTGATCAGCATCCGTTGCGCGTGGGCCACCGTGAGCGGATCGTCGGCGCAGATCTGCAGCAGTAGGTCACCGCCGGACCAGCCGGGTTCCAGCCGGTCGATCGCAAACGCCGGCAGGTCGGCCACCGAATCCGGCCGGCGGTCCGGCACCCCGGCCACCGCGTACAGCCCGGGGCCGAACCCGAACGTCACAGTCAACCGGGCCGGCAGCACCGCCAATTCCGGCTCGGTGTCGGCCAACGGCGCCACGCCCTGGGTCAGCCGGGCCGCATCGTCGGTGAGCAGCCGCAACAGCCGGCCCAGTGCCGGCCGGCCCGTTCCCGTGTTCAAGGTGAACGCGACGAACGAGGCGTACGCCTGTGGCGCGGTCGCCACCCCGGCCTGCCGCGCCCCGTGGAACGGCACCGTCTCCGTACCGAAATCGACCGGTAGCGGCTCGGCGGCGGCCGGGCCGGGGTCGGCCGGTTGCCGGTTGCCGGTTGCTGCCGCGGCGACCGCCGCACCGCTGGCCAACGCTCCGCCGAGCGCGGCGGCGCCGCCGGTGAACAGCAGGCGGCGGTTCACCGCCGGCCGGGCAACGTGTTCCTCAGCAGGCATGCGCTCAGCCGTTGTCCATGTCCATGTCCATGTCCATGTCCATTTCCGAGTCCGGGTCGTAGCTCTCCTCGGCCCCGGCGAAGGGCTTCGCCACCGCGCTGAACTCGTACGTCCCGCCGTCGGCGAACGTCATCGTGAAGGTGATCTCGTCACCGGGCTGAACCGCTTCGGCGATGTCCATCAGCATGATGTGGTCGCCGCCGGGTTCGAGGGTGTGGCTGCCGCCGGCCGGTACGGTGATCCCACCGCCCTTCTCCCGCATCACCATCGCGCCGTCCTGCATCGCCATCTCGTGCAGCTCGATCGGGGAGATCGCGGTCTCGACCGCAGTGACGGTGATGTCGGCGTCGGTGTCGTTGACCAGCACCCCGAAGGCGGCCGTCATGCCCTCGTCGGCGGCTTTCACCCACGGATCCTCGATGACGAGCCCGGCGGTCTGGGTCACCGCCGGGCTGTCCGACGGCGTCGGCTCGGCGGTTGTCGACGCCCCGTCGCCACCGCAGCCGGCGAAGGCGAGCACGACACCGGCGAAGCCGGACAGCGCCGCGAGCCGCCGTGCCCGCTTCCGTACCGAACCAGCCTGGACCGCTGTTGACATGCGCGTTCTCCTCACGAGTGGTATCCGAGTAGTCGGGCCGTGATCCACACCGGTTCCGGAAGTGACCTAGGTCACCCGTCGGCGACGCGCGGCGAAGAACGCCGCCACGGCCGCCCCGACGATCACGAGCGCCACCCCGCCGACCAGGTACGGCCACCGCCCGACGCCACCCGACGGCTCCTCCGGCTGCGCCTGCCCGGGTTCCGCTGCCGCGCTCCCGGTCGCGGCGGCGCTCGCCGTCGCCGCACCGGACGCGGCGGTCAGCGGCGCGTTCACCGCGAACCGGAACGACCCCTGCACCGGGTGGCCGTCCGCCGACACCACCCGGTACGCCACCGTGTAGACGCCGTCCGGCAACGGCTGCACCGGCCGCGCCACAGCCCGCTGCTGATCCACCACCGGGCCCTCCACCGGCACCTGCGCACCACCGGCGTCGCTGACCACGATGGTGGTGAACTCGCCGTTGAGCCGCTCGGTGAACACCAGCTCGATTTCTTCCGGCGCCTGCGTCACCCGGGTGTTCTGCCCGGGCTGCGAACTCACCAGCGCGTTGTGCGCCACAGCCTGCGACGCCGGCAGCAGGACGGCAGCAACGGCGGCGGTGACGGACACTGCCGCGCGCAGGCCCAGCGTGGCGAAGGCGACGCCACGGCGACCACGTACGGACATCTCGGCTGTTGTCGGCACGGATGACACCTCCCTCGGTCAGGGCTTCTGGACCCGGCCCGGAATCGATTGAACATTACTCACGTCGCGACGCTCGCCGCTGGTCGGACAGCTTGCCAGCCCGCACAATGACCTGATGCGCCTGATGTCGTTGCTGCCGTCGGCGACGGAGATCGTCTACGCGCTCGGGCTGGACGACGATCTCGTCGGGGTGACCTTCGAGTGCGACGAGCCGCCGACCGCCCGCCGGGACAAAGCCATCGTGGTCGGTGGCCGCGACACCCGGGGCATGACCCCGGCGGAGATCGACAGCTACGTCAAGGGCCGGATGGCTGCCGGGGACGACCTGTACACGCTGCACGCTGACGCGCTGGCCGGCCTGGCATCGGATCTGATCCTCACCCAGGACCTGTGCCGGGTGTGCGCGCTGCCGTCCGGCCAGGTGTCCAACGCCCTCGACTACCTCGGCTGCCGCGCCGACGTGCTGTCGCTCGACCCGTACACCCTCGACGAGGTGCTCGACACCTTCGTCGCGGTGGGTGAACGTACCGGCGTACCGGATCGGGCCGGCGTGCTGGTCGCCGGCCTGCGCCGCCGGCTCGCGGCGGTGGCCGCCGCAGTCGCCGGCGCCGCCGCGCCCCGGGTGGCGGTGGTGGAGTGGGTCGACCCGCCGTTCACCGCCGGCCACTGGGTGCCCGACCTGGTGTCGGCCGCCGGAGGCAACCCGGTTGCCGCCCGTCCCGGTGCCCGCTCGACGCAGACCACCTGGGACGCCTTCGCCGCCGCCGACCCGGACGTGGTGCTGGTGGCACCGTGTGGCTTCCATCTCGACGGCGCCGCCCAGCAGGCCCGAGTGGTGACGGACCGGATGCCGGGCGTACCGGTGTGGGCGCTCGACGGGGACTCCCTCGTCGTCCGGCCCGGACCGCGGCTGATCGACGGGGTCGAAACCATCGCCGCCGTGCTGCACCCCGACCGGGTGCCGGCCGCGCCGGCCGGCGCGGCCGCCCGCGTCGCCTGATCACGGCCGCCCGCGTCGCCTGATCGGGGATCCAGTGTCGGGCCCACCGGCCGAGCACGCAGGGCTGGGATCGTCGTTGGCTGGGTATGAGTGCCAGTAGCGCAGATTTCAGCCGACCCGAGGAGAACTCGTGACCGACCAGCGACAACGCCCACCGACCACCACCGACGCCGGGGTGCCGGTCGCCAGCGACGAACACTCGCTCACCGTCGGCCCGAACGGCCCGCTGCTGCTGCAGGACCACTACCTGATCGAGCAGATGGCGAACTTCAACCGGGAGCGGATCCCGGAGCGGCAGCCGCACGCCAAGGGCGGCGGCGCGTTCGGCGTGTTCCAGGTGACCGGCGACGTCAGCGCGTACACCCGGGCGGCGGTCTTCCAGCCCGGCACCGAGACCGAGGCGATCGTCCGGTTCTCCACCGTCGCCGGGGAACGGGGCAGCCCGGACACCTGGCGTGACCCGCGCGGCTTCGCCGTGAAGCTGTACACCAGCGACGGCAACCTCGACATCGTCGGCAACAACACGCCAATCTTCTTCATCAAGGACCCGATGAAGTTCCAGCATTTCATCCGGTCGCAGAAACGCCGGGCCGACAACAACCTGCGCGACCACGACATGCAGTGGGACTTCTGGACCCTGTCGCCGGAATCCGCGCACCAGGTCACCTGGTTGATGGGCGACCGGGGCATTCCGCGTACCTGGCGGCACATGAACGGGTACGGCAGCCACACGTACATGTGGATCAACGCGCGGGGCGAGAAGTTCTGGATCAAATACCACTTCAAGACCGACCAGGGCATCGAGTTCTTCACCCAGGACGAGGCGGACCAGATGGCGTCGGCCGACACCGACTACCACCAGCGGGACCTGTTCGAGCACATCGCCGCCGGACAGTTCCCGTCCTGGACGCTGTACGTGCAGGTGATGCCGTTCGAGCAGGCCAGGACGTACCGGTTCAACCCGTTCGACCTGACCAAGGTATGGCCGCACGGCGACTACCCGCTGCACGAGGTGGGCCGCCTGACCCTGAACCGCAACGTCACCGACTACCACACCGAGATGGAGCAGGCGGCGTTCGAGCCGAACAACGTGGTGCCCGGCACCGGGCTGTCCCCGGACAAGATGCTGCTGGCCCGCGGGTTCAGCTACGCCGACGCGCACCGCGCCCGGCTCGGCGTCAACTACCGGCAGATCCCGGTCAACTCGCCGAAGGTGCCGACACACAGCTACTCCAAGGACGGCGCGATGCGCGTACACAACGTCACCGACCCGGTGTATGCGCCGAACTCGTACGGTGGACCGCAGGCGCAGCCGGATCTCACCGACGACGGCGGCATCTGGTACGCCGACGGCGAGATGGTCCGGGCGGCATACTCGTCGCACGCCGAGGACGACGACTGGGGGCAGGCCGGCACCATGGTCCGCCGGGTGTTGGACGACGCGGCCCGCGACCGGCTGGTCGACAACATCGTCGGGCACCTGCTCAACGGGGTGAGCGAACCGGTGCTGCAGCGTGCCTTCGAGTACTGGCGCAACGTCGACAAGAACATCGGCGACCGGGTGGCCGCCGGAGTCCGGGCCAAGCAGGATGAGAAGGACCCGAAGGCGGCCAAGCAGGCCAATCCCGCCCGGTCCAGCATGCAGGCCAAGGCCTGACCCATGGCGGTACGTCCCGGTCGGGGTACCTCGACCCGACGCTTTGGATCATCGGCGGTCCCGCGACTGGACGCGGTGCAGGCGGACGGCGAGCCACAGCCCGCTGACGGCGAACATCACCGCGCTGGCCAGCAGCCAGCGAGTCAGGTACGGCTGCTGGGTCAGGCCGGTCGCGGCGGTGAACGTGCCGCCGCCGAGCCGCAGAATGCCGGGCAGGTAGACGATGAACAGCAGCGCCGACCCGAGCGCCGGCACCCGGACATGGTTCACCACGGACAGCCGCGCCGGGCGGCTACCGTTCCCGGTGGCCGCCTGGGTCGCGGTGAGCAGCGCCCGGTCGGCGGCCGCGTAGACCGGGAACATGACCAGGTCGTGCACGATCACTGCGGCCACGAACCAGATCAGCATCCGTACGGCGGTCGCCTCGCCGGCCAGCCGCAGCGCCACCCAGCCGGCGACCGCGAAGCAACCCACCAGCAACAGCGGGTGCCACCACGGCGCCCCGTAGCCGGCCCGGAGCCGCCCGGCCACCAGCTGCCTGCTCCGGTCACCCATTGCCGTCACCGTCGCCGCTGAAGTCGATGGTCGCCACCCATTTGGTGCAGTGCACGCCGGGCAGCGCCGGCACGATGATCCGGGCCGGAAAGCCGTGGTCGAGGGAGAGGTCGACGCCGTTGACCCGCAGCGCCAGCAGCGAGTCCGGGTCCAGCACCTGGTTGGCCTGCAGGGTCGCCTTGTTGAACAGGCCGCCGCGCTGGATCGAGGTGACCCGGGCCGACGCCGGCTCGGGCACCCCGGCCTCGGCGGCCAGGTCGCGCAGCCGTACCCCGGTCCAGGTCTGCAGGGTCGACCAGCCCTCCACACACGCGATCGGCAGCCGGGCGGTGTGCGAAGGCATGCCGAGCAGCTGTTCCCGGCTCAGGCTCACCACCCGGCCGTCGTCGCCGAGCAGTTCCAGGCGCCAGCCGTCGCCGGTGTCGGCCGGCCGGATCCCGGCCGCCGCGGCGGTGCGGTTGACCGGGAAGCCGTTCGGTCCGTCACCGGCCGGTCGACCACGGGGCAGCAGCAGGGCCAGCCGCCGCCACGGGCCGTCCAGGCTCTGCCCGACGGTGAGCACGGCCAGCAGTAGCGATCCGCCGCCGACCAGGGCGAGCGCTCCCCGGCGGCTGATCGTCGCCGGGGCGGGCCGCAGGGCGACCAGGCCGTCCGGGTCGGGCGGCTCGGGCCGGGTGTCGGCCCGCGAGGTACGCAGTTCGGCACGCAGCGGCCGGGACCGCAACGCGGTGACCATCCGGGGCAGCTTGAGTACGACGTGAACGACGAACGCGGCGGTGAACACCCACGCCCCGAAGTAGTGCGCGGTGTAGAAGTCGAACCCGAACAGGTACGCGTACTGCACGTTGAGCACACCGGTGACGGTCTGGAACAGGATCCCGCCGACCAGCAGCAGCAGGGAGATCCGCTCCAGTGCCTGCGCCGCAGACCGCACCGGCGGCCAGGCGAACAGTTTCGGAATCACCGACCACAGTTTGGCCAGGATCACCGGGATCAGCGCGATCCCCAACGCCACGTGCAGGCCCTGGCTGACCCGGAACAGCCAGGACGGGCGGGTCGGCCAGTCGAAGTACGGCAGCCGCAGCCAGCCGACGTCGCGCGGGAACGCCTGCCCGAACTGCGGTCCGTAGGCGATGTAGTCGAGCAGCCCGGTGATCATCACCACCGGCAGGCCGATCAGCAGGACGAGGCCGAGGACCGAGGTCAGCCAGGGGCCGCGCAGCGGGCTGCGCCAGCGGCGGGCAACGTCGGACGGGCCGGCGGAGGTAGGACCGGCGGAGGCGGGGCCGGAGCCCGGGTCCGGAACCGGATCGGTGGTGGCGGCCATGTACCGGGACGCTAGTTCGCGACGACCCGGTCAGGGCCCGGTTCGACGATTACGGAATTCTGACGACTGGCCGGAACCGGACCGGCGACCCACCGACCGGCCATACCGTGAGCGGATGCGGATACTGCTCACCGGCGCGGCCGGGTTCATCGGATCGCACGTCGCCGACCTGCTGGTCGACGAGGGACACGAGGTGGTCGCGCTGGACGCGCTGCTGCCGCAGGCACACGGCGACAAGCCACCCGACTGGGTCCGCCGGCACGACCTGGTACGCGGCGACGTCCGCGACGGCGAACTGTTGGACCGGCTGTTGCCCGGCGTCGACGTGGTCTGTCACCAGGCGGCGATGGTCGGCCACGGCCTCGACCCGTCGGACGCGCCGGCCTACGCCGGGCACAACGACTACGGCACCGCGGTACTGCTGGCCGCGATGCACCGGGCCGGCGTGACCCGACTGGTGCTGGCCAGCTCGATGGTGGTGTACGGCGAGGGCCGCTACACCTGCGCCGCCCACGGCGTCGTCCGGCCGGCGCCGCGCCGCCCCGACGACCTGGCCGCCGGCCGGTACGACCCGCGCTGCCCGCAGTGCGCCGGTGAACTCCGCTGGACGCGGGTGCCGGAGAACGCGCCGCTGGAACCGCGCAGCACGTACGCGGCGAGCAAACTCGCACAGGAGCATCTGGCGGCGGCGTGGGCGCGGCAGACCGGCGGCGGTGGCTGGGCGCTGCGCTACCACAACGTCTACGGCCCCCGGATGCCACGCGACACCCCGTACGCGGGAGTGGCGTCGCTGTTCCGGTCGGCGTTGGCCGACGGACGGGCACCGCAGGTGCTCGAGGACGGCCGGCAGCAGCGGGACTTCGTGCACGTCACCGACGTCGCCTGGGCGAACCTGCTGGCCATGGTCGCCGACCAGCCGGCCGGCATGGTGCCGGTGAACGTCTGCTCGGGTGAGCCGCACCCGGTCGGTGAGCTTGCCCGGCAACTGGCGGCGGCGATGGGCGGGCCGGAGCCGGCGATCGTCGGCGGTGCCCGGCCGGCGGACGTACGGCACGTGGTGGCCGACCCGGGCCGGGCGGCGCGACTGCTCGGCTTCACCGCCCGGGTCGGTTTCGCCGACGGGGTGACCGCGTTCGCCACCGACCCGCTGCGGGAGCCGGCCGCGCTGCAGGGTGAACCGGCAGCCCTGCCGGTGCCGGCCTGAGACCCGGGCCGGCGCTGCCAGCGCCGGCCCGGGACCCGGTCAGGAGAAGGTGAGTAGCAAGTGGTTGACGGCGAGCGCGGTCGCCGCCTGCCCGGCCAGCCACCAGCGGCGTGCGCCGGCCGGCAGGTGGGCGGTGGCGACCAGCAGCCACACCACGAACGGCAGCCAGATCCGTTCCACCTCGGCCTTACTCAGCCCGGACAGGTCGGCGGCGAGGATCGCGACGGCCGCCGTCAGCGGCAGCACGACCGTCGGCCGTGCGGCGGCCCGCAACCCGGCTAGCAGCCGTCGCCCGCGCGACGCGCCGGCCGGCTCGGTCGGGGCAGCAGGTACCGTCGGCGTGGCCTGCCGGGCCGCCCCGATCGTGCGCCGCAGCGCCGGCCCGACGACCAGGCCAGCGGAGAGCAGCATCGCCGCCAGGTTGGCCCACACCCAGTAGCTGTACGGACGCTCGGCCGCCCAGCCCTGGTAGTACCGCTCGACGACCAGTTGATAGCCCTCCCACCACCAGAAACCGGCGGCGGTGAACGCCACCACGACTGCGGCCACCCCGGTGCCGGCGATCAGCAGCGCGGGCAGGAACCGGCCGGGCCGCATCACCAGCACCGCCAACGCCAACGGTCCGACCAGCACGAACCCGTACGACAGGTAGAGCGCGAAGCCGAGCAGCAGGCCGCCGGTGAGCAGCGCCGCCGGGTGGCGGGCGGCCAGCAGGGCCAGCCCGGCGGCGACCACCCCGGTGAACACCGCGTCGCCGGACGAGCCGATCCACACCGCGCCGGGCAGCAGCACCAGGAACGGCAGGACGGTGCGGGCGGCGTCCTCCGCGCCGAGCCGACGCAGCGCCGCCGGCACGCTGACCACCATGGTCGCGCCGATCAGGATGCAGGCCAGGCCGGCCGCGGTGCCACCGCCGAGGCCGATCCGGTCCAGCCAGACGAAGACCAGCAGCGCCCCCGGCGGGTGGCCGGCGGTGTGCGTGGACCAGGAGCCGGGCTGGAAGTCGATGATCCGGTCGCTGAACCCGGCCAGCATCACCGGGATACTGGTGATCCGGTGCACCTCGTGCAGGTACTCGGCCTGGTTGGTGAGGCGTTCGGTGACCCCGGCGGTCCAGCCGTCGATCAGGGCCAGCGACAGTATCCAGGCCACCGCGGCGAGGTACCCGACGCCGAGCAGCCGCCCCCAGTTGGCGGTGCGCGCCCACCGTACCCCCCAGCCGACGACCGCGACGGCGACCACGACGGCGAGCGGCGTGCCCCAGCCGACGTGCGGACGCCAGAACGCGTACAGCGGTGCGGTCTCGGCATAGAGTCCGACGCCTCGCCGGTTGAGCACCACACCGACGACGACGGCGGCGGCGATCAGCGCCAACTCGACCCCGAGCACGATCAGGTCGGCGCGACCGGACCGCCGGGTGGCGGATTCTGGTGTCATGACCACCGGACGGTACGGCCTGCACCGGCATCCGGACCGGGCAACGGCCGGACCGTAACCCTCCGGTAAGAATTGCCGCCCGTAAGACTTCCGTAAGCGCGGAACGCCACCCGGTCGGGGGCGGTTCGTCCTAGCGTCGGCGGTATGCCGACACCGATCGACGTGGTGCTGCCCTGCCTCGACGAGGCAGCCGCCCTACCGGGCGTACTCGCCGCGCTGCCGCCCCGCTACCGGGCGCTGGTGGTGGACAACGGGTCCCGGGACGGGTCCCCGCAGGTGGCCGTCGAGCACGGCGCCCGAGTGGTGCACGAGCCCCGACGCGGGTACGGGGCGGCCGTGCACACCGGTCTGCTGGCCGCCGAGACCGAGCTGGTCTGCGTGCTCGACGCGGACGGGTCGTTCGACCCGGCGGAGCTGCCGGCGCTGGTGCGTCCGGTGGCCGACGGGCACGCCGAACTGACCGTGGGACGCCGCCGACCGGTGTCGGCGCGGGTCTGGCCCTGGCATGCCCGGGCCGGTACGGCGCTGGTTGCGGCGCTGCTACGGCAGCGCGGCGTACCGCTGCGGGACCTGAGCCCGATCCGGGTGGCCCGCCGCGAGGCACTGCTGTCGCTCGGGGTCACCGACCGGGCCTTCGGCTACCCGTTGGAGCTGATGATCCGGGCCGCCGGTGCCGGGTGGCGCATCGTCGAGCTGGACGTGACGTACGCACCCCGGGCGGCCGGCACCCGGTCGAAGGTGTCCGGCTCGGTACGCGGCACGCTCCGGGCGACCCGCGACTTCGGTCGGGTGTTGCGCACCGTGGACGGTGCCCGTTGACCGTCCTGCTGGTGATGGCGAAGGCACCGGTGGCCGGGCTGGTGAAGACCCGGCTCTGCCCACCGGCCACTCCCGCGCAGGCCGCCCGGATCGCCACCGCCGCGCTGCTGGACACGATGGACGCGGTCCGTGCGACCGGCGCGGCCGGTGCGGTGACGCCGGTGCTGGCGCTGGCGGGCCGGCTGACCGACGCTGACGCGTACCCGGGTGCCGCCGAGGAGTTGACCGTGGCGACCGCCGGCTGGCGGGTGCTGCCACAGCGCGGGGACGGTTTCGCCGACCGGCTGGCCAACGCGCACGCCGACGTGGCGGCGGCCTACCCGGGCCGGCCGGTGCTGCAAATCGGGATGGACACCCCGCAGCTGACCGGCGCGGCGCTGACCGCCGCCAGCAGGGCGCTGACCGGTGTCGATGGGAGATTCACCCGGGCCGCAGCGGTGCTCGGTCGGGCTGCCGACGGCGGCTGGTGGGCGCTGGGCCTGACCGATCCCCGGCACGCCGAGGTGCTGCGGCGGGTGCCGATGTCGACCTCGCACACCGGACGCGACACCTGGTCAGCGCTGCGCGCGCGAGGGTTGCGGGTCGCGCCGCTACCGGTGCTGTGCGATGTCGACGAGTGGCCGGACGCGCTGGCGGTGGCCGACGCGGTCCCCGGCAGCCGGTTCGCCGGACAGGTGGCGGCGGTTGGCGTACCGGCCCTGGCCCGGACACCGGTGACGGTGGCGATGCCTGCGGCTGGGGCACGACGGTGACCGCCAGCGTGCCCGGCCGGTACGCGGCGGACCACGGTTTCGCCGCCCCCCTGCTGGCTCCGGCTTCCGGCGGACACTGGCTGGTGCAGGGTGACGGGGTCCGCTGGCAGCTGCCGGTGGAGCGCTGGCACGGGCCGGTGGAGCCGACAGCCGACGCGGTGGTGGCCCGGTGCTGCGGCCCGACCCTGGACCTGGGCTGTGGGCCGGGCCGGGTCACGGTGGCGTTGACCCGGGCCGGGGTGACCGCCGTCGGGGTGGACGTGTCGGCCCGGGCGGTGGCGCTGACCCGGGCCCGGGGCGGGGTGGCGATCCACAGTGACCTGTTCGACCGGCTGCCCGCCGAAGGCCGGTGGCGGCACGCCGTACTGCTGGACGGCAACATCGGCATCGGCGGCGACCCGGTGGCGCTGCTGCGCCGGTGCCGGTCGTTGCTGCATCCACAGGGCACCCTGCTGGTGGAACTGGATCCGCCCGGGGTCGGGCTGTGGCGCGGGTACGCGCACGTGGTCAGCACCGCCGCCGGGGGCCGGCCCCGGCTGGGGCCGGCGTTCCGGTGGGCACGGCTGGACACCGACGCGGTCCGAGCCGCTGCGGCCGCCGGTGGGCTGACCGTCCGGGAGGTGTTCCGCGACGCCGGCCGGTGGTTCGGCGAACTGGCGGTGTCGCGGTGAGTGGCTACCGCCCGCCGTCCGACACCGCGCCGTCCGACACCGCGCCGTCCGACACCGCGCCGTCCGACACCGCGCCGTCCGACACCGCGCCGTCCGGCAGCGGGTAGCGCAGCACCAGTGGATCGGCCGACAGATTGTGCCGGGCGAGGAACTCGCGTACCTGCGGTTCGACGGCCGGGCCGGTCAGCGCGGCGAACCGCTGGAGCATCGACGCGACCGCGCAGACCACGGCGAGCTCGACCAGTTCGTCGGCGTCGAAGTGGTTGATGGCCGGCTGCACCTGCCGCCGGGGGGTCACCAGCGGCACCTGGGCGGAGAGCCAGGCCAGCCGCAGCGCCGCGCGTTCCCGGTCGTCGAAGACGCCGCCGTCGTCGGCACGGCCGGTGGCGGCGGCCACGCAGCGGTCGATCCGGGTCACCGCGTTTGACCGGTCCGGTGCGGCGGTGAAGGCGAGGTAGCCCTCGGCGGCGGCCAGGTAGCCGTGGTCCCGGGCGACGGCCGACACCCGGGCCATCAGGTGTTTGAGGTCGGCGGGGATCCGCGAGTGCGGCCGGTCGCGCATCAGTTCGACGTACAGGTGACAGTGCCGGCGGCGCTGCGCGGCCGGCCAGGCCCGCACCCAGGCCGGGACGAAACCCAGCTCGCGTTCGGCGTAGGTCTCCGGGTCGCCGACGAGTTCGTCGTAGCCGGCCATCAGCTGCGGCAGGGTCGGCCCGCCGGACGGCAGCTCGTGGTCGAGGTTGCGCGGGTTGGTGTCGCCGACCGCGTGCCGGCCGGCGGTCACGCCCCGGGCACTGGCCGTCGCCGCCCAGTCGCCCTCGATTTCCAGGCCGACCAGGTCGTTGAACACGTTGAGGAAGCCGAACGACGCCACCACCATGGTGAGCGCGTCCATCCTGGCCTGGGCGTCCCCGTCGCCGTGGCGGGCCTGGTCGACGGTGTCCCGGACCTTCGCCAACGCCTGTGGGGTGACGGCGTTGCGGGTGGCCCGGGCCGCCAGGTCGGTCAGGGCGGCTTCGTGCGGCCCGGTCGCGCTGTCCGGTTCCGCCGGGCCGGTCGCGCCGGGTACGGCGACGGCGTGGGTCATGCAGTAGGAGCAGCCGTGCGCGCGGGACGTCGCGTAGGCGACCTCGGACATCACCGCCCGGCCGAGCCGCTGCCCGCCGGCCTGCACGGCCGCCGCGTTCTGGCAGTAGACGAACAGCTTGTAGGCTGCCGGCCAGCGGTGCAGGTAGGCGAAGGTGTTGGGCCAGAAGCCGAAGAACCTCCGGTACATGTGCAGGATCGGCCAGGTCTGCGGGTCGGGGTCGTGGGTGCCGTCGCTGGTGGGGATGACTGTGGACAGTGCGAGGTCGGCCGCACCGTCGGCCAGCTCGTCGTCGGTGTACGCGTCGAGGTCCAGGTCGCCGCGGTGTGGTGCGGTGGTCAGGGCGGCCAGCCGGCCGGTCGCGGCCAGCCGGTCCAGGTCGTCGGCGCTGCCGACGTGGTAGTCGCCGAGGAAGATCTGCGGGACGGTGTACGCGCCGGAGAAGTAGGCGCTGGCGTTCGCGGTGCGGGCATCGGCGG
Proteins encoded:
- a CDS encoding glycosyltransferase family 2 protein codes for the protein MPTPIDVVLPCLDEAAALPGVLAALPPRYRALVVDNGSRDGSPQVAVEHGARVVHEPRRGYGAAVHTGLLAAETELVCVLDADGSFDPAELPALVRPVADGHAELTVGRRRPVSARVWPWHARAGTALVAALLRQRGVPLRDLSPIRVARREALLSLGVTDRAFGYPLELMIRAAGAGWRIVELDVTYAPRAAGTRSKVSGSVRGTLRATRDFGRVLRTVDGAR
- a CDS encoding DUF2064 domain-containing protein, producing the protein MTVLLVMAKAPVAGLVKTRLCPPATPAQAARIATAALLDTMDAVRATGAAGAVTPVLALAGRLTDADAYPGAAEELTVATAGWRVLPQRGDGFADRLANAHADVAAAYPGRPVLQIGMDTPQLTGAALTAASRALTGVDGRFTRAAAVLGRAADGGWWALGLTDPRHAEVLRRVPMSTSHTGRDTWSALRARGLRVAPLPVLCDVDEWPDALAVADAVPGSRFAGQVAAVGVPALARTPVTVAMPAAGARR
- a CDS encoding class I SAM-dependent methyltransferase; this translates as MTASVPGRYAADHGFAAPLLAPASGGHWLVQGDGVRWQLPVERWHGPVEPTADAVVARCCGPTLDLGCGPGRVTVALTRAGVTAVGVDVSARAVALTRARGGVAIHSDLFDRLPAEGRWRHAVLLDGNIGIGGDPVALLRRCRSLLHPQGTLLVELDPPGVGLWRGYAHVVSTAAGGRPRLGPAFRWARLDTDAVRAAAAAGGLTVREVFRDAGRWFGELAVSR
- a CDS encoding glutaredoxin domain-containing protein; this encodes MHPSLPTRPTVRAFTKPDCVFCARAKRTLTGEGIDFQSYDVTADARTANASAYFSGAYTVPQIFLGDYHVGSADDLDRLAATGRLAALTTAPHRGDLDLDAYTDDELADGAADLALSTVIPTSDGTHDPDPQTWPILHMYRRFFGFWPNTFAYLHRWPAAYKLFVYCQNAAAVQAGGQRLGRAVMSEVAYATSRAHGCSYCMTHAVAVPGATGPAEPDSATGPHEAALTDLAARATRNAVTPQALAKVRDTVDQARHGDGDAQARMDALTMVVASFGFLNVFNDLVGLEIEGDWAATASARGVTAGRHAVGDTNPRNLDHELPSGGPTLPQLMAGYDELVGDPETYAERELGFVPAWVRAWPAAQRRRHCHLYVELMRDRPHSRIPADLKHLMARVSAVARDHGYLAAAEGYLAFTAAPDRSNAVTRIDRCVAAATGRADDGGVFDDRERAALRLAWLSAQVPLVTPRRQVQPAINHFDADELVELAVVCAVASMLQRFAALTGPAVEPQVREFLARHNLSADPLVLRYPLPDGAVSDGAVSDGAVSDGAVSDGAVSDGGR